The DNA sequence CTTCACTCACAATACTCTCCGTAGTAGAAAGCTATAGATATATCTTAAGCGTTACTTATGGAACTAAGGAAATTACAGTAATGCTAAACGCTGTGAAAAGGGTGTACAACGACACCCTTCTAGGAAAAATCAGCTTTGAAACAAATTTTTACACAAACGTTGATGGTGTAGAAATACACCTAATCCTAACAAACACTACCTCTACAA is a window from the Brevinematia bacterium genome containing:
- a CDS encoding prepilin-type N-terminal cleavage/methylation domain-containing protein, which translates into the protein MLKKSTQTLGNNKGFSLIETLVAIFIASLTILSVVESYRYILSVTYGTKEITVMLNAVKRVYNDTLLGKISFETNFYTNVDGVEIHLILTNTTSTNPLISDVLIFATNANKTFSVLTSIY